The proteins below are encoded in one region of Ostrea edulis chromosome 3, xbOstEdul1.1, whole genome shotgun sequence:
- the LOC125674554 gene encoding neuropeptide CCHamide-2 receptor-like, which yields MEATNSSIFGVTNSTAETLTTDMESVETAERAKAVFRVVVPIIFVILMIVGVVGNGILIYTVFANKCMRNTPNVLIVSLSIGDMVLLLMSAPFSSTHFTLDQYPFGELVCRGNEYLQTLSVGVSVFTLTALSGDRFFAIVFPMSKHKGKPKLKLAITVASIWILSALLAIPEAMNMNIFVHKGNEYCFPQDKEFPKIFTMIKFTVLFLVPLLIIGFFYCMMAVILVTSSRRIPCETTTGSAVSRQQQRQMEARVKVAKVVLSFVFLFILCWLPRYVYLLWFYWTEEGIMTIPWMSLKVTGFCLMYIYSSINPYALYFLSSQFRRYYNKYLFRCCPKSYRPIQPESASAMLYNGTIRRGSTSMTMIKAHSEKDLNTVQCQTAYVRSAKPFTSRIMRHNI from the exons ATGGAGGCTACAAATTCGTCTATTTTTGGAGTTACGAATTCTACTGCAGAAACCTTAACCACTGACATGGAATCAGTTGAAACAGCTGAACGGGCTAAAGCCGTTTTCCGTGTTGTGGTTCCTATAATATTCGTCATTTTGATGATTGTTGGAGTGGTTGGAAATGGAATATTGATATATACTGTGTTTGCTAACAAATGTATGAGGAATACACCAAACGTTTTAATAGTCAGTCTTTCAATAGGTGATATGGTCTTATTGTTGATGTCGGCTCCATTTTCGTCAACACACTTTACCTTAGACCAGTATCCATTCGGAGAGTTGGTCTGTCGAGGTAACGAGTACCTACAAACCCTATCCGTGGGGGTGTCCGTCTTCACTTTGACTGCCCTCAGTGGGGACAGGTTTTTCGCTATTGTATTTCCGATGAGCAAACATAAAGGGAAACCCAAGCTCAAGCTAGCAATAACGGTAGCCTCGATTTGGATTCTATCGGCCCTACTGGCGATACCTGAAGCaatgaatatgaatatatttgtacataaaggaaatgaatattgttttccCCAAGATAAAGAATTCCCAAAGATTTTTACCATGATTAAATTCACCGTTCTGTTTTTGGTGCCATTGCTGATAATAGGATTTTTCTATTGCATGATGGCTGTTATTTTAGTGACAAGCAGTCGCCGTATTCCATGCGAAACCACGACGGGATCAGCTGTTTCCCGCCAGCAACAGAGGCAGATGGAGGCTCGGGTGAAGGTTGCGAAAGTCGTGTTGTCCTTCGTATTCCTCTTCATTTTATGTTGGCTGCCACGTTACGTATACCTACTGTGGTTCTACTGGACCGAAGAGGGAATAATGACAATACCCTGGATGTCTCTCAAAGTGACAGGATTTTGCCTCATGTATATCTATTCCAGCATCAATCCGTATGCTCTGTACTTTCTGAGCAGTCAGTTTAGACGATATTATAACAAGTATTTATTTCGCTGCTGTCCAAAATCGTACAGGCCAATTCAGCCGGAATCGGCGTCAGCCATGCTTTATAATGGAACCATTAGAAGGGGAAGCACCTCCATGACAATGATTAAAGCGCACTCGGAG AAAGATTTGAATACAGTTCAATGCCAAACAGCTTACGTGAGATCAGCAAAGCCGTTTACAAGCAGAATTATGAGACACAATATCTGA